From the genome of Mucispirillum schaedleri ASF457:
TTACAATACCTTATTCAAAAATAAAAGAAAGCATTGCAGCTATCTTTAGAGATGAAGGTTATATAAAAAATTACAGAGTTGTTACAAACGGCAATAAAAAAGACATTATAGTTTATTTAAAATATAACGATATGAATGAGTCTGTTATCCGTGGATTAAAGCGTATATCTAAACCGGGTAGAAGAGTTTATGTAAATACTAAAAACTTAACTCTTGTATTAGGCGGCTTAGGTAATGGTATTATATCTACATCTGCTGGTATTAAAACAGTGAAACAATGCCTTAATGAAAAAGTAGGCGGCGAATATCTCTGTCAAGTTTGGTAATTGGAGTATTATTATGGCACAAAATAGTCAAACAGCCCAAAAGCCGAAAGTTAAAGTATCTCGTATTGGTAAAACACCAATTACTATTCCGGCGGGGGTAAAAGTAAATGTTGAGGGCTTTCTTGTTAAGGTAGAAGGTCCAAAAGGGAAACTGTCACAAGAAATTAGTGAAGGTATCATTGTTAAAGTTGACGGGTCTCAAGTAATAGTGGAATGTGCTGATGGTTCAATTGGTTTAAGACAAAAACATGGACTTTTCAGAACACTTATTGCTAACATGG
Proteins encoded in this window:
- the rpsH gene encoding 30S ribosomal protein S8, which encodes MRLTDPIADMLARMRNALMVKHSEVTIPYSKIKESIAAIFRDEGYIKNYRVVTNGNKKDIIVYLKYNDMNESVIRGLKRISKPGRRVYVNTKNLTLVLGGLGNGIISTSAGIKTVKQCLNEKVGGEYLCQVW